Part of the Companilactobacillus zhachilii genome is shown below.
CTACATTATCGAATTCACTATACGATTCTAATCGATCTTGTGATTGAATGACAGTCTGCTGACCTAAAGCAATGGCATTAAAAATAATAAAACTAACCACAGAATATTTGATAACCTTTTTACTAAAAATATGTAAATCATCATTAACAATTAAATATGTAACAAGAAGCGATATCACTGAGAAAAATCTCCATGGGAATTGGATCATTGCAAAAATGGAATGGTCGAAAAATTTCCATGGAAACAAATCAGTGCACGTCCAAAATAAAAATAAAGCAATTAACGTAATATCCATATTCTTATTATGCCGCAAATTATAAAACCCATATATAAACAATGCCAGTAATATAACGATTCCTAAATTGACTGTCCGGGCATGAAAAACTTGATTACCCAAACTATTAAATAATAAATTCTTTATCGGTATTACTTCATTAGCAATGTTTATCAATGGGTCGGTTGTCAAAGCATACTTTTGATTTTTCATTTGCTCTAATATTGGCAAATAAATACCTGCACTAATACTTAGAGTTAACAAAGCAGCTTTAGTAATGGCAAACATACGCTGTTTATTCAAAAATACTCTAAGATTTATTATCACAAACATACTAGAAAACAAAACCATCATAAATACTGAAATAGTATGTGAACACATGACGCCAGCCATTGCAAATGCTAGTACATACCACTCATTGGTTTGACCATTTTTCAGCTTTAACATTTCAGATAAAACTAATGGAAAAAACATCATTCCCATCAATTCACCCAAATCTTGACGGCTAAACAAAGTTTGCAATCTATAAGCATTCAAAGTATACATTAGCGTAAACAATAATGATTTCTCAGTAGAAAAATCCATTCTATTACCTGCAATGTAACCTAAAAACAATGTAAAGAAGTTGATTAATACAAGCGTGGATAAATATGACGTTACAGCTGAAGCACCAACCAATTTCAAAAATGCGGCTGGATAAAGAAAGACATCAGGATAAAATAAGCTTGACGCATAACCATATCCGCCAACAAAATATCCATTTACCTTAGGTAGAAAATCAAAACTTCTAATGGAACTAGCCAAGGCTTCAATTCTATCAAGATGGTAATGAAAATCTCCTGTGGCAAAAATATATCCATAATGCCAGTCGACGATACCAACTATCAAAATACTAATCACAAAAAATAAAATTGGTATTAAATATTTTTTTCCTATTGTTTTAATCATAGTTTTCACACTTTAATTATCCTATATTTAGAAAAGAGTTTTTTTCACTAGATCTACAACTTGTGGATTTTGTGGCAAATCGGAATGCTCTGCGTTACTACCTGTGACAGTTACAACAGTGTAATTTTTTACTACCTCTTGAAAAACATACTTTTCAGCCGCGGCACTATTAACTGGTACTAATCCGTCTGTACTGTAATTTTGCGCCCCAGTCACTGCAGTAACTTCTAAGCTCTTAGGTAAATTCTTTCGATATTTAATAAAATCAGCTAGCATTTGAGTCTGTTCTGTTATGGATTGGTTGTTCAAATTAAATGGAGCTCCCAGCGTCATAAACTTCTGTACCCTTACTCCTAATCCAAGTGCATCATGCTCTAAAAAATATGTATAAATCAAGCCACCATTAGAATGTCCTAAAGCATCGAAATGATTAAAGTGATAACGAATAATTAATTGTTCTAAAGCTACTCTTAACCATTCTGCTTGTTTCTTGATATTCGAATATCCATCTTGATTATCAGCGAATGCAATAACAATTACTGGATGTTTTCCGTGTAAATTAGTTGTGCCAGAATAAGTTATTTCATTATTCGTCTGCACGGTTAATTTCAATAAATTGTGTTTTCGTCTGGATTTCTTATTCAATAATGTAACTAATGAATCAAAACGATTTTGAGTCGCATTACTACCAGGAATCATTATCACCGGATCCATTTTGGAAAAATGTTGCTGCTCTAATTCTTGCTTATTTTTCACCGCCCAATTGTGACTTACCAAAAGCAAAATAATTATAAATGAACTAACAATTATCCACCTAAAATCTTCAAATATTTGCTTCATGACTGACTCACCTTCTCTTCAGACAGACCAGAGGATAGATGATTATCCATTAGTAACTTCTCTTCTAATTTTAAAAACGGCCAATAAATCAACGTCGAGATTCCTAAATTAAATATCCCTAAAAATAACGCTAGCCAGTTACCACCTGTTCCTAAAAATACTTGGAGGAATCCTGGGGTCCCCACAGGTACTGGGTAAACCATAGCTGGAACAATGTGCAAGAGAATTGCGAAAGCAGCAATAAACATACTGAGTAATGGTGCTAAAAAATACGGAATAACGAACGTTGGCAAAAACATAATTGGCAATCCAATCATGAGTGGCATATTCAAATTAAAAATCACCGGTAACAACGACCACCTTGCGACTATTCTAAAATCATGTAACTTACTTTCTCTTAGAATCAGTAGCACTAGAGCCAATAGCATCCCACTACTTCCAAAACTTCCATATGCGATATAGAGACTTTTGATTGTTAATGGAAAAGGAATATTCCATAAACTATGATGAATCAAGGCACTATTCAAATTGGTACTATTGTTTGTCGTACTTAAAAAATTCAATTCACTATCATTTAAACCTAAGAAAGTGAGCAGCAATCTCAAAATACTAATGCCAAATATCCAAAATATATGTGAGCGTGTGGTAATTAGATTGGGATTTATTTTTGAAGTTTCAGTAATAATAAAATTAATTATTATGGTACAAATCAGTGCCAATAGGAATGACAAATTGACTGAAAAAAATGAAGCAAATACTTTATTTAAAAAAGATGTCGGATTTTTTGGAATGGGTTTACTCCAACTTTTAAAAATACTGGCAACACAAAAGCCCACTAGTACACCTACAACAACCCCAGTTGATCCAATCCATGACATTGAAAACTGTCTATTGGAAAAACGATAAGATAGAATTAAAAGAGACACTGCCCCCACTAATCCTGCTAATTGGTCATCATGGTGTACTTTGGTAGCAAATTTAGCGGTTCCATAAGCGGATAAAATGCCTAAAATCCCCAACGTTGATTTTGTTAATAACTCAAAAATCATTCCGAACTTTCCGAAGAATCCACTTAATTTATTCAAATAAAGTACCTGACTTGCAAAACTATTAGGTGTAAAGAATATTAACTGTACCAACTGACTTAATGTTCCAATTAATACAAATGGAAAGATCAACACTGCAGTTTTTCGAATAACCTCATTGAACTGAATTTTCCTATGCCATATCAATAGAAAAGGCTCCAAAGCTCCAATAATCTCTTCAGTGATCATCTTTATCACTCCTCGCAAAAACTGAAAAATCAATCAACTTAATTTGAATTCAAAAGTTGATTGACTTTTAATTAATAAAACTTGAAGAAACAACTACGAGAATCCTTTTATTCATTAAGCAACATACTGAATATCCAATTCAAAAATTCCACATCGCCTTTGTAAATAATTTTGGATAGTCTTTGTTAACCTCATAGTGTCAGATACAGTCAACCCAGAATCAACTTTCACGATGGCTGAAATATAAATATCGTTTTCGTATTCCCGTCCATTAATTTTGACTATCCTCTCCACTTGGGGAAATTTAGCTAATTCAAGTTTAACCTGGCTCAACGATTCATTACTAAATCCATCAATTAATTTAAATGCACTACTATTCAAAATGAAGAGGCCCGTTCTGAGCATCAAAAGCCCAATAACGATGGCTGTCAACTTATCAAGCCAAGGAAACCCCAAATCAGACAGCACAATCGCCAATCCAGTCAATATTGCCGTTATTCCATCCCACTTCTGGTCGTTCGATGACGTCAACAAGGGCTTACTATGGATTTTTTGTGCGAAGTATTTGTTTAATAAGAAAACTATAAAGGTCATAATTCCACAACTAATGCCAACTATTGCTGCTAATGAATCTGGTCTTGTAGAACTATTACTGATCCAGTTAATTGTTCCTTTCCAAATTACCCAAAAACTAGTTTCTATAATCAAAATAGATGTTATCAAAGTTGAAATAGTTTCTGCCTTGGCATACCCGAACCTGTGCTCTTGATTCTTAGGTCTTTTTGCAAAGGCAATACCCATAATAATAATTAAGTATGCTAATGTATCGGTTGCACCATTATATCCATCTGCCTTTAAGGCTGTGGATTTGGCAACATTTCCAATAATAATTTTTGCTAGCGAAATAATTAAGTAAAATGTGACATTCATTGATGCTATAAATTGCGCCTGTTTTAAAACATGAATATCATTTTTTTCAAAATCTTTATAATCCAAATTATTCATCACCACCAACTACCATTGGATTTTTCATCATTGCTAATTTAAACCTAGCAATAATCAATAAATTAAGACCAATGGTAATTACAACTACTGTCCATAAATTATTCTGGATTGGAACGCTTGTCGAAATGGTGGCACGTAAAGCATTAATTAGATAGGTCATTGGTAACCACTGATTCATCGCCTTGGCAAATGGACTTAATAATTGTGTAGGATATAATCCACCAGAAGATGCTAGTTGCAAAACTAAAACAATCGATACCAACCAAGTTCCAAAACCACCTAAGAGATTTCTCAAGCAAAAAATTAATGATAGGAACAAACTAGAACCCAACAACAATTCCAAAAATAAAATGGATTGTGATTTAACGACTAAATTATTGAACTTAATGAGTGTAAACCACAAGACAATTGATTGGATTGTTGCTACGATTCCAATAACACTAGCTTTTGAGAACCACCAATTAAAAGGCACTTCCCGGATACTTACGAGGATCATAACCATCGTACATTGTTCCCAGAGCAATTCCTCCAACGTACAAACCAATTGCAATCGCAAATGGCGCCATACCCGTACCATTATTAGGCACCTTAGCAATATCTGTTACATCTTCTTTGATAGGACTTGATAATATTTGGGCATTCTTAGTATCAGTACTAATTTGGGCCAATCTTTGAACTCCAGTTGCTAATGAATTGGAAATCTTTTGGTTACCAACCTTTGCGGCCACGTTTGTATTGGGAATTCCCGCTAATTGATAGTTTCCAGATGCCGCCTGATTCATCCCAACAGTTGCTCCATTTAATGCACTCAAAATAATTTTTGAATACAACTGCGTTACTTGCTTAGAGACATTTTGTTTGATTGAAGTAGCTGCACCATTAGTTATTTTAGAAACAATAAAATTCTGACCTGAATTCATCCGATATTTGATCGTCATCTTTTGAGGATTCTTAGTTAGAATTGTTGTTGCATTTTTGGAAAAATCCTTCGGAATAATAACGGTCATATAGACTTTGCCATTCTTTAAATCTTTTTCGGCTTTGTCGTAACCCATTATCTTAAAATTAAGTGAATCACTCTTTTTAAGATTGTTTGCTAAATTATTTCCAATAGCGATATTCTTGCCATTATATTCAACTCTTCGATCTCGATTTACTACTGCTACAGGAATATTGTCAGTCTTCCCATAAGTATTCCACATCGAAGATAGATATAAATAGCAGTAAATTGCGGGAATCAAAGCAATTGCTATTAAAACTACAATAAACATCTTATTTTTGATTAAATAGGTCCATTCAGCTTTTAGCATTAGAATCACCATCCATTCAATATCTTGTATATTTCATATAATAGAAAGTTTGGCAATTTAAACAATATTCAATATTTCAATATGTGTTGATTTGTATTTAGCCATTTAAATGCAAAAATAAGTTATATCAACTTTAAACAATCAACATATTCAACAAAGTGTTGATTACTTGAATTTATTATTTTTTTCATTATGATTAGCTTCAACAAATCAACCAAGTGTTCAATAGGTGTAAATCATGGAAACTGATCTCAAGGTTATTCAAACAGAAATAAAGATACAAAAAGCATTTATCAAACTAGTGAGTTTGAACGGTTTCGATAAACTATCAGTCAAGGACTTAGTCACTGAGGCTCAAATAAACCGTGGCACTTTTTATTTACATTACTTGGATAAATATGATCTAATTGAAAAATATGAAAACGAAGTCCTTCTTCAAATCGAGGATATCTTCGAAAAATATCCCAAAGCTTCATCGACTGATATCAAAAATAATAAGTATAATAATGCCTTCTTTCAATTATTCAAATACTTATATAGTCAAAAGGAGCTTGCCGTCGTTTTAATGAAAAGTCCCGATTCAGTTATCATTCGAAAAGCTAAATTATTAATATTGCGAATCGTGCATGGTGGAACGATGTTTAAAGATAAAGTTCCGACTGATTTTGCTAATGAAATTTTGTCACAGGGAATTATCGACTTTATTCTCTATTGGTTAAGTCAAGCTCACGTTAAAAGCCCTAAAGATGCATACAATATTTTCTTGAATTCACGAGCACTCAGTCCGGAATTACTTACTCAAGATTAAAAATGCTATATTATTTGAAATTGAATATAATCAAAAACGGCTAGATATTTTTTCTGGATATACCAAAAAATATCTAGCCGTTTTTACATTCATTTCTATAACCAAAGCTGAGAAAGAACCAAAATATGTAAGGATGAGAGCTTTTTTACTGAGTAACTTCAACTTTTAATGAACTAATTTTACCTGCATTATCAAACTGATAATAATCAAAGCCATGCAATGAGAACAAGCTCCCATCACTCTTTAATCCAGCAACGACCCACTCAGTTTGATATTTGTTAGCCACATCTCTAACTGACATAATATGTTTCAATTGCTCATTGCGGCCAAAAAACACTTTGAAAAAATTTGAAATCTCAGTCTTCCCTGTAAACTCGTCACTTGTAGCCGTTTGAATATGAGCTGTTTCACTAAATAAAGATACTATTTCCTGAAAAGCTCGCATATCACTTGAAGCATAATCAGATAGTTTAAAATATTTTTGAATCGTTTTGACATTCATTTCTACATCAGCCATTTC
Proteins encoded:
- a CDS encoding YfhO family protein — its product is MISILIVGIVDWHYGYIFATGDFHYHLDRIEALASSIRSFDFLPKVNGYFVGGYGYASSLFYPDVFLYPAAFLKLVGASAVTSYLSTLVLINFFTLFLGYIAGNRMDFSTEKSLLFTLMYTLNAYRLQTLFSRQDLGELMGMMFFPLVLSEMLKLKNGQTNEWYVLAFAMAGVMCSHTISVFMMVLFSSMFVIINLRVFLNKQRMFAITKAALLTLSISAGIYLPILEQMKNQKYALTTDPLINIANEVIPIKNLLFNSLGNQVFHARTVNLGIVILLALFIYGFYNLRHNKNMDITLIALFLFWTCTDLFPWKFFDHSIFAMIQFPWRFFSVISLLVTYLIVNDDLHIFSKKVIKYSVVSFIIFNAIALGQQTVIQSQDRLESYSEFDNVDSYYIGAGHEYLPEQVKYSNILNHKKRPIEYKSNKMRISNVALNHQSITFNFNTYKNVAKVQLPLIYYKGYQSSVYGKNVESTVPKLSSNGLTEISLKGNGVITIQYRNTFIQIFGAIISLLTVIGLILVQLEFRKLKFISLPTRIPVLFTRETSNGEWLNQILTDINEPNDLNAKNN
- a CDS encoding alpha/beta hydrolase produces the protein MKNKQELEQQHFSKMDPVIMIPGSNATQNRFDSLVTLLNKKSRRKHNLLKLTVQTNNEITYSGTTNLHGKHPVIVIAFADNQDGYSNIKKQAEWLRVALEQLIIRYHFNHFDALGHSNGGLIYTYFLEHDALGLGVRVQKFMTLGAPFNLNNQSITEQTQMLADFIKYRKNLPKSLEVTAVTGAQNYSTDGLVPVNSAAAEKYVFQEVVKNYTVVTVTGSNAEHSDLPQNPQVVDLVKKTLF
- a CDS encoding PTS transporter subunit EIIC gives rise to the protein MITEEIIGALEPFLLIWHRKIQFNEVIRKTAVLIFPFVLIGTLSQLVQLIFFTPNSFASQVLYLNKLSGFFGKFGMIFELLTKSTLGILGILSAYGTAKFATKVHHDDQLAGLVGAVSLLILSYRFSNRQFSMSWIGSTGVVVGVLVGFCVASIFKSWSKPIPKNPTSFLNKVFASFFSVNLSFLLALICTIIINFIITETSKINPNLITTRSHIFWIFGISILRLLLTFLGLNDSELNFLSTTNNSTNLNSALIHHSLWNIPFPLTIKSLYIAYGSFGSSGMLLALVLLILRESKLHDFRIVARWSLLPVIFNLNMPLMIGLPIMFLPTFVIPYFLAPLLSMFIAAFAILLHIVPAMVYPVPVGTPGFLQVFLGTGGNWLALFLGIFNLGISTLIYWPFLKLEEKLLMDNHLSSGLSEEKVSQS
- a CDS encoding cation diffusion facilitator family transporter, with the protein product MDYKDFEKNDIHVLKQAQFIASMNVTFYLIISLAKIIIGNVAKSTALKADGYNGATDTLAYLIIIMGIAFAKRPKNQEHRFGYAKAETISTLITSILIIETSFWVIWKGTINWISNSSTRPDSLAAIVGISCGIMTFIVFLLNKYFAQKIHSKPLLTSSNDQKWDGITAILTGLAIVLSDLGFPWLDKLTAIVIGLLMLRTGLFILNSSAFKLIDGFSNESLSQVKLELAKFPQVERIVKINGREYENDIYISAIVKVDSGLTVSDTMRLTKTIQNYLQRRCGIFELDIQYVA
- a CDS encoding YhgE/Pip family protein codes for the protein MVMILVSIREVPFNWWFSKASVIGIVATIQSIVLWFTLIKFNNLVVKSQSILFLELLLGSSLFLSLIFCLRNLLGGFGTWLVSIVLVLQLASSGGLYPTQLLSPFAKAMNQWLPMTYLINALRATISTSVPIQNNLWTVVVITIGLNLLIIARFKLAMMKNPMVVGGDE
- a CDS encoding YhgE/Pip domain-containing protein, whose protein sequence is MLKAEWTYLIKNKMFIVVLIAIALIPAIYCYLYLSSMWNTYGKTDNIPVAVVNRDRRVEYNGKNIAIGNNLANNLKKSDSLNFKIMGYDKAEKDLKNGKVYMTVIIPKDFSKNATTILTKNPQKMTIKYRMNSGQNFIVSKITNGAATSIKQNVSKQVTQLYSKIILSALNGATVGMNQAASGNYQLAGIPNTNVAAKVGNQKISNSLATGVQRLAQISTDTKNAQILSSPIKEDVTDIAKVPNNGTGMAPFAIAIGLYVGGIALGTMYDGYDPRKYPGSAF
- a CDS encoding TetR family transcriptional regulator — protein: METDLKVIQTEIKIQKAFIKLVSLNGFDKLSVKDLVTEAQINRGTFYLHYLDKYDLIEKYENEVLLQIEDIFEKYPKASSTDIKNNKYNNAFFQLFKYLYSQKELAVVLMKSPDSVIIRKAKLLILRIVHGGTMFKDKVPTDFANEILSQGIIDFILYWLSQAHVKSPKDAYNIFLNSRALSPELLTQD